The bacterium DNA window GAGCTTTATCTGGATGTCGTTACCGTGCTTCTTTTTCATTTGAGCGAAAGTTCCTGCAGCTCTGAATTCAAAATCATCCTGATGAGCCATTATTGACATAACTTTTATCATAAAAATCCTCCTTTATTGTAAATATAATACTTGTGGTTAAATTATTAACATCTCTTCTAAACGCATTCCACCTACTTGTGGAATGTATATACCCGGTTCTATTGTTAAAACACACCCTTTTTGTATAATATCTGTACTTTGAGAGTTCAAAAAAGGTTTTTCGTGAACATCTATACCTACCCCGTGTCCAAGCCCGTGTATAAAGTATTTATCAAGTTTGTTCTTCTTTAAAACTTCAACTGCAAAAGAATGAATCTCTTTTCCTACCATACCTGGTTTTACAAATTCAATAGTTTTTAAAAGAACTTCTTGTAACACCTTAAATGGTTCAACAAGTTTTTTTGGAGGGGTACCTAAAAATAATGTTCTGGTAAGGTCGCTCTTATACCCTCTATAATCTGTGCCTGCATCAATTACCAACGGCTGGTTTTTTCTTATTTTTCTATCGCTATTTCTATGGTGCGGATAGACAGAATTTAATCCAGAAGCAACAATTGGTTCAAAGGCTTCTTTTCTCCCGCCGAGGTGTCTTATAAGATAATGTATCTCTCCAGCTACCTCTGTTTCCCGCATACCTGTTTCAATTTGTTTCTCTATCTGTTGAAAAACTTTGTGGTTAATAGATAATGCTTTTTTTATTAGAACTAACTCTTCTTCTTCTTTTATCATTCTGATATCTTTTATAATATCAGGTGTTGCTACAAATGTGGTTTTATTGTCTTTCTGTAGTAAAGAAAAGAGGTTATAAGTTAATTCTGTAGCTATGAAAGAAACTCTTTTATATCCTGAAAGAACCTTTTTAAAATCAGTTAAATTTAAAGGTTCAATTATGTACTGGTTATCAAGTTGGTTGGCTTCTTCTTTATATAGCGCTGGTAAAAAAAGAGTTGTTTTATCTTTATCTATAAGAAGAAACCCTTCTGTTTCAAGTATACCTGTTAAATAAAATATATTAGAAGGGTCTTTTATAAGAAGAGCGTCTGTTTTTTCTTTGTTTAGATAGTTTCTTATAATATTTATACGTTTTTTGTAGTTCATTTGCTTATATATAATTGGACAAAAAAAGAGTTTTATTGTAAACTTCTCTATTATAACATATTTTTAAACTTTATGTTAAAGGGATAAATAATGTATGATACAAAATATTGGAGCAGAATAAAAAAATTTGGCTACTTTTCTATGTTTCCTCCTTTTCTCCTTTTTTTTCTGGGGATATATTTAGAAAAACATAATTTTATTGGTCTGGTTGAAGGTTATGATATAGGTATGGCAAGAATTGCTCAGTATATATTGTTTGGCATAGGAGTTTTAATAGTCTTTTTTAATGATGGTATATCTGAGTTTTTTGCAAGTAGGTTATTTGTGCAAAATGATGATTCACGGCTAGATGAGAATAAATCTTCTTATTTTGCATATATATTTATAATGTTATTTTTGCTTAATATGATTTCAATATTAGGATTTATTGGTTATATTATATGCTCCAATATCAGTTGGCTTGTGCTATTTGTTATTTTAAATATTTCTCTCCAAATGAAATATCTGCCTTCTGTGAAACGGTTTGAAAAACTTATACAATCTATAAAAAAATAGTGTTATGGTTCACACCTGTGCCAAAAGTAAGAGCGGGATACGGGGTTCGAACCCGTGCTCCGAGCTTGGGAAGCTCGTACTCTACCCCTGAGTTAATCCCGCAATAATGAGGTATAATATATCTACAATATTAACATTAACAGAGACAAAATGCAATAGTTGAATTTATCACTAAGTTTTTTGAACTGTTACCCTCTCTTCTTCTTCAAGAAAACGTATAGCAGACTGAAGTACAGAAGCGATAATCCAGGAAGTACTCCACGGATTAAATCCTCCCCGCCAACCGCAAGTAGGCACTCCGTGCTCGGATCTTTTGATTATAGGTGGATATTTCATTGCTAAGGAATTATTTGTATGGTAAAACTGTTCTCCCTGTTGCCCCGGTATAGAGAATCCCCAATCACCGGGGTATCTGCAAATCCCGTGTGTCCAGGCCTTCATCATACCTTTGCACATCTTTACCCATCTTTCATTTCCAATCAATTTCCCAAATTGGTAAACCTCGTACGGATAGAAAAAGACATCAAGATGAATGTTTTGAACACTTACTCCTGGCCAGAAGGTCGCCTTAAACCTTTTCTTTTCCAGTAGAGTGCCTTCAATAAAACCGGGGTCCCAGAGGTAAACAAAGGTGTTAGACCATTCAACAGCAAGTTGAGCGTAATCTTTATATTTTGGGTTGCCAGTAATAAGAAATGCTTTATAGGCTGCAATAAAAAAGAGAAGGCCAGCCTCTTTATCCTCGCATTTGGCGTCGAGTGTGCTGTGACTGAATGGGGTTCTCAACTTATCCCCAAACAATAGGTAGTATCTCTCAAGTATCTCTAAACCCTTTTTAAGAAACTTCTCTTCTCCTGTTATCTCATAAGCAAAAAGAAGTACGCTAACACAGGGAGCACCTCCCGCAACAACAAGTTCATCTGCCGGAGTTCCTTTGGCAGTGAAAAAGAGAGGATATATACCCGCTTTATTAAGAGCAGTTTTTTTACATAAAAATTCCCCTACTTCTTTAACCGTCTTTAACCAACTATCTTTTACAGGTAGTGCATTGGCTCTTAGTAGTAAAATACAATCACAAAAATTGCTCATTGCTTCTCCAAAAGCTCTTACCGGAACGTGGTTTTCTTTATAACTACCAACCCACTTCTTAGTAGTTATATCATATCTTGTAAATTTTAACCCTTTTTCCTTACCAATATATGGTGCATTTGAAAAAGTGTCCATCACCTTGTTGCCCATATTTAGGAGGTCTTTATTATTCTCTCTTATACCAAGTGCGAAAGCGCACCAGGCAAGTCGCAAGTTCTGCCCTGTCCACCCAAAAGATATAGCAGGAGGGCTTTTAGAGTTGTTGCCTTCCTCATAAGAATCCAGAACGTTAACAAACCCGTTTATCTCTCCTTCAACCCATCTTGACAGCATAGCATTCTTTTTTAACCTGATAGTTTCTTCAAGACCAAACAAACCCTCCGTTTTTGGGCGAAGAATCTCCCAGCCTATTGGAAACATACGCTTAAACCCTCGCCCTTCTCTACAGTCAGACAGGTCAATGTAAAGTTCTTTTTCGAATACCCTGCTATCCTTCTGTAAATTAATATATCCGCCTCCGGGCAGTTCTACAGGAGCAAACCTGTTATCGTGAATTATGTCGGGCATATTGTTTAAAGCAACTATACCGCTCATATTAAGTATTTTCCAGGCTTCTCCTGTTCTGACAACACCAGAAGACCACCAGCGTTCTTCTTGAGATTTTTTACCGAAGATTTGTGAAGGTACAGAAAATAGGGTAAAGGAAGTAAACCTGTCCTTCTTATTCTCCCATTCAACATTAACAGCAGGAATAGGTAGACGGTGCTCTTCCACAACAACTGAATATCCTTCGACCTCTTTTAATCTTGGTACCAGTGTTAATTCTGAAGCGGATGGGTTGCCGTTATAGATAACGTGGGGAATATTTACTTTCTGGTTATCTCCGGGACCAGAAAGTAAACTTGTCCCGAAAGAAAGGTGAGTAATATCAGGGTTTTCATAGAACTCCCACTTCCGTTTTAAGTACAGATATTCCCCTATAAAAGAAAAAACATCTTTAATCTTACAGAGTTTGTACTTCGCTTCTACTTTAATGCTACCTTTGTTGAGCATATTTAGTATCAACTCTTCAGGTTTCTCGTAGAAAAGCTTCCAGGGTTTTGTAACCGAGAAAGGGTTCATAGAGGAATAGGTAAAGTTAAAGGTAGTCTTTTCTGTGGTTGATAGAGTAAACTCTATCTCGTTTCCAAGTATTACCAGTTTAAGCTCCCTGGATCTATCTTTGTTTAAAATCGTCCTGACATCTTTTGTCATCATCTTTAACTCTCCCAATTTTGTTTGCTTAAGGTTGTTAAAATTATCACACACATTGGATAACCTTTTACAAAGAATTGATCTGTCTATTTTACCAGTTTAATAAAGCCAGCATTTTCTACGCGCCATAACCGAGAACCGGTAGGTATCCAGTTAAAAAATCCTCTCTTTTTATATGTACCAATACTGAAAGCAAGGTGTTCAACATTATCTGGGTTAATACCTATATCAGCAAATGGTATCTTCATCTCAGAGGTCCATTCAGAAGTATCTTTATCTATAATAAACGTTTTATATTCAATGGATTTTTGTAGTTTAACAACGTTTGCATAAGGCATACCAAACGGGTTGTGAACAACAAACTCTCCGTTAATCTTTCCTGTGAAAATATATACAGGACCTGTTACCATATCGTCGTTCCACCAATCTTTACTATGCTTTCCATGCTGGGTCTCAATTCCTATTTCAAACCACGGGGAGTGCCCTTTTAAACGAGGCAACATTCCCTCTTCAAAAGGGTCCGGCTGGTGTTTTGTTCCTATATAAAGATAATCTTTATCATATAAGAGCCAGGCGTATGTAGGGGCTCCTTTGGTATCTTCTCCCATATGTTCTTTATCTATCACCATAACATCTCTTAAATTCAATCCGTTCCATTCGTTCTTATCAAGTTTTCCGTCTATGTTTATGGGGTTCTTCCTTAAAAAAACATTATAATAGGCGGGAGGGCTGATACGTTTTACCGGTGCCATTACTGTGGACGGAGCATTCTTTAAAGGTGTCCAGTCCGGATTATAATATTTTCCTATATCTTTCTTATCCCTATTGATAGGCCAACTTGCCCTTAGTGGATCTTTGTAAATACCGATTTTATCTACCTCAATCGGTTCATACCCTGTAAGACCAAAGACAGGTGCTCCTGGTCTAACCTTAAAATCTGCTTCTTTTCTGTTGAAGAAGTATGGCTCTTCACCGTCCCAGTTGTTCCTTACAGGGTTATCCTCCTTTACTATCTGGCCCATAGCATAAAAAGGTCCTCCTGTACTGATATTCCTTTCTACAATAGTGTTTTTTGTTCTCATAGGTTGTTTATCAATAAGGGCAACTACAAGTTGCGGGTACCTGTAACTCCAGGGCGGTTGTTTATACCTGAGGCTTTCCAATTTTTTACCCCAAGATATAATGCTCCTCATTTTTGGATTATCTTCTGAATCAAAAAAGAAGTCCAGCCCTCTCTCGCCAATATGCATTCCTCTCCTTTCGGCATCAATAAAAATATTGTTTTCAATACGCATATCAGGATGAGAGCAGGATATACCACTGGAAAATCTATAGAAGATATTGTTTTCCATCACAAGACCACCGTTTCTACCGTCTAAATGTATAGCGTTTATCCCATGTGTAAGGTTAGGTGATGAGTGTGAACTTATGTGATGAACAAAATTGCCTCTTATTACTGAGCCCCTGTTTAACCATCTCCAATTATTGTGAGCGCCATAAATATATATAGCGCCAATCTCTCTCCCTTCAGTAGGAGCGTCGTGTATTTCGTTATATTCCATAATATGGTCGCTGGCATCAAAAACCATTGCTATAGCGGGAGATTCGTACATAAGGTTATGAGAAGCCCTCTGTCCTACCCCAAAAAGTCTTATACCGTTAGCATAACTACCTCCGCTAAAACGGTTGAAGCGATAGATATGGTTATTCTCAGCAGTATGTCTTGAAGGTATAAGTTTTACCCGGTCCCCGCCGCTAAGCAAGATACCTCCTGCGCCATTATCGTAGATATCACAGCCAACAACAGTATGGTTCCAACCGTTTTCAACCAATATTCCCCGTTGACCAGTATTACGTATTATACTGGAAGCAATAATATTGTTATATCCACCTCTTATCTCTACTCCACTGGCTCTTGTTATCTCCAGTGTAAGCCCAAAAAAGGCAATATTGGAAGCGCCATTGATTGAAAGAATAGGAGTGGAAAGTGTTGATATTAGTGCTTCTTTACTGATATTGCCATCAGGTGGATAAAAGTATAGTTTTCCTGTCTCCCTGTCAAGGTACCATTCGCCGGGAGAATCCAGTTCGCATAGAAGATTGTAAGCATAATAGGGAACATCTTCTCCAACAAGTGTATTGTATAAAGCGTAAGAAGGGGACCACCTTGTATCCTCAAATAGAGATATTGTATGATTTTTAGTGTCTATATTTCTTATTTTTACGTGGTCTTTATTATATACAAAGTACCAGAAACCGTGTAGCCATATATCCTTCTCTTCAAGCCATCTTTCGGGTCTATCTCCTTGGTAATGAATTACGCTTTTTTTGAATTTACCTCTACCTCCTATCTCTCCATCAGGACTTGGAATCTTTCCTGTTCTGGCAAACCATTCATTGGGCCATCTGGCTATCTGCATTACTTTCTCGCCATAAAAAAACTCTAAGGCAGATATAGTATCTTGATGGTTCTGTCCCCCGCGGTTTTTATACTCACCGTAATCTGTTATCCCTTCTGATTTAAGGTTAGCAACCCATACCTTATCTCTGGCTTCTTCCGGTAACCTTCTTATAATATTAGGGTCGTTAAGTTTAACAAACTTTTTTACTTCCACTCCACCTATCAATCTCACCTTTTCACCGGGATAACTTCTATATACTATTGGAGACCCTTCCAATCCGGAGTCTTTTCTTTCAAAAGATATGCTTTCAGTTAAAAAATATCTTCCTTCTCTCAAAAAGATAGTAATCCCTCCTTTCGGTAGCCCCTTCTCTCTTATCTTTCTCACCTCTTCTTGTGCTCTTTTAATTGTGGCAAAAGGGCTTTTTTGGGTGCCTGAGTTGGTATCTTTTCCTTTGGGGGAAACATAAATAACTTGTTTGGGACTATTGATTATCTCAAGCCATTTTTCTTGTCTGCTCTTTTCTACTTCACCGTCTTTCAATCCGTCTGTCAGTTCAAGGCGTTCTATAAGTTCTGTTCTACGCCCTTCGTGTGGGTAGTCAGAAGTTTCCTGCTGTATCAATAATTTTGTATATATAGGTCTTGCCAAAGAATATTTCCGTTCAAATCGGTATGTATCTCCTTTAAGTAACTCTGCCTTAAAAACGTGGGAGGCGAGAGCATCTTTAATCTTTAATATCTGGCTACAATTCTCTCTTGCCTTTCCAAAATTCTTCTGTTCAATATATACCTCCGCCTGTCTGAATAGTCCATATATACGGTAATAAGAAGTCAGGTTAGGAAGATTAAAAATCTCTCCGTATGTCTTATGGACAGAAGCATAATCTTTAGCTGTCCTGTATGTTTCAGATATATTAAATAGAGCAAACTCAGTTCCGAAATTGGGCAACGATTTGAGTTTGTTATATTCTTCTATAGCCCCTTTATAATTCTTTGCTCTTATATACTCATCTGCTGTTGCAAAGATTTCTTTCTCCGATATATTGGCACTTCCCTTCCCAAGTACTGAAATCTCTTCTTCACTCAACGCTCTGTTATATATAACAACCTCATCCAAATCTATGATGGGTCTTCTCTTAAAAGCCTTCTTGTGTATTCCCAGACCAACCTTGAAAGGGACTTTTGTGGGGGTGTAATCACCGCTATATCCATCTATCTTTACTCTTTTTCTCTTACCATCTTCAATAATCGCAATATCTACCTCTTTACATACCAGTTTACCATCAATGAATATCTTCATCTCTTTGCCATCCCAGGTGGAAGCAAAGTGGTGCCATATCTTTTCAGAAATTGCTACTTTTGCACTAACTTTCGCATAATAGACCTCCGGACGTCCTATACCAAAATAGATATCGGCTGCCTGCCCTTCTCTAAATATAAACTCCACGCACCAGCCGTTTCTAAATCCTGCTGAAGAAAATGGAAGGTTGTGTCCGCTACCTTCTCTTCTAAACCAAGCTTCTACTGTAAATTGTTTATTTTCTATATTTAAGGGTACTCCCTGATAAAAGGATTCTATAAATCTTCCTGCAGTCTTTTCACTCCACCGGCCTTCTATGGTTTGCAGGTCATCAAAGATCTCTTTTGTTTTTGGGTCTTTATATGGGACATAAGTGAGGTCTCTCTTATTTGGGCTCAGGTCTTTGAGGACTGTCTTGTCTTCTTTTAAGTTCTCAAAGGTATAGTACGCAACAACATCTGGGGATTGGAGAAGTGAGTCTCGTTTTTTTTGCCACTCCTGATAGCCAGAATCAGAGGCTTTAAGCAGGTTGCATAAAAAAAGAAGTGTATACATACAAACTAATATTTTTTTCATAAGACCCTCCATACTCTCGTAAAGTTTTCTTACATTCGATTATCGTTTGTAAATACTATTTTTTTAAAGAAGTTTAACATTTTTACTTAGGATATACCAATATTGTAGGTAATATGTTAACACCTAAAACAGGATTCCATACTTACTTCAATATAACAATAGTGTATAGGATAAAGACGAGTTCAAGAAATAAGCTTAGACGTATAGGAAGCAGATTTATAAATTAGGCTTGCACTAATTTGCCTCTCCTCTGGGGGAGAGGAATAAAAGGTGAGGGGGTCTTTTTCTTTTATGCTTTGCCTTTGTCGTTATGTCTTTCTTTTTCCCTTAGATTGCAAACTGCCCCCCTTATTCTTAATCCTTTCCCCCTTAGGGTAGAAGGCAAAAACGTAAAGATAAAACTCGCAATTAAAGGTTAAAGTATAGCCAAGTTTGACAGAAGATATAAGGGGTATGTGTCAAGATTTTTAATAAGTTTTTTAGTCCCAGAAGGCAAGAATCTGATCACGGTTATATATATCCGGGTCTGCTGGAGATATTTTTATAAAAGCTTCCCCGTAAGGAACGCCAAGTTCTTTTCCCCACCATTCAGCTCTCTGATTAACAATTCTTTTAAACGTTTCATCTACCTGACTTTTATATACGTAACAGGATTCAAGTTTTGTTTTAAAATATTTACTGATATCAATTAGCATATCTGGCTTGATATGTTTTATCTCGCCTGCGGACGTTGGACCCCAGTTATATAAAGTCCCCAACTCCACTTCCTGCTCTGCCAACTTAAATGCCTTAAAGACAAGGCTAGATACGTTTCTATGTTCTGGATCTAAATCGAGTTGATGCGTAAAGATTATCTCAGGCTCCTCTTCTATTATTATATTTTTAAGAAGGTCAACACAGTCTCTCTTTTCAGGGGCTGCAAGAATACAATCTCTGCTTTCAGGTATAGCCATTCTGATGTACTCCTCAGTACCAAAGTAGTAGAAATTACCTTTTCTGTCACAGAAGAACCTCTGCTTAAAATCAAGGAATTTGGGTTTAAGACCAAAGATAGCTGCTCCTTCTTCTGCTTCCAGGTGCCTCTCGTCTTTACTTTCTCTTGGCAGAAGAAACCGTTTATACTCTCCGTTCTCATCAAGACATATACCAGCAGAATCATCGGTCGCAAGTATATATACACCTTTGTATCCTTTATCAAGATACTTTGCCAGAGTTCCTCCTGCCTGGACCTCTATATCATCTGCATGAGCACCAATTACCATTATAGTTTTTTTCATATATCTCTCCAAAATATTAAATGTTTTTACATATTTAACTATAACTGAAAATAGTATAAATACCTGTAAGAAGTTTAACATTTTTATTCAAGATATATCAATATTGTAGGTATAATTTCTTGAGTAAAACAGATGTTCAGTTTTGTTGTTCTAAAGGTAACAGAACAGCAGACAAT harbors:
- a CDS encoding Xaa-Pro peptidase family protein, whose amino-acid sequence is MNYKKRINIIRNYLNKEKTDALLIKDPSNIFYLTGILETEGFLLIDKDKTTLFLPALYKEEANQLDNQYIIEPLNLTDFKKVLSGYKRVSFIATELTYNLFSLLQKDNKTTFVATPDIIKDIRMIKEEEELVLIKKALSINHKVFQQIEKQIETGMRETEVAGEIHYLIRHLGGRKEAFEPIVASGLNSVYPHHRNSDRKIRKNQPLVIDAGTDYRGYKSDLTRTLFLGTPPKKLVEPFKVLQEVLLKTIEFVKPGMVGKEIHSFAVEVLKKNKLDKYFIHGLGHGVGIDVHEKPFLNSQSTDIIQKGCVLTIEPGIYIPQVGGMRLEEMLII
- a CDS encoding right-handed parallel beta-helix repeat-containing protein, which gives rise to MKKILVCMYTLLFLCNLLKASDSGYQEWQKKRDSLLQSPDVVAYYTFENLKEDKTVLKDLSPNKRDLTYVPYKDPKTKEIFDDLQTIEGRWSEKTAGRFIESFYQGVPLNIENKQFTVEAWFRREGSGHNLPFSSAGFRNGWCVEFIFREGQAADIYFGIGRPEVYYAKVSAKVAISEKIWHHFASTWDGKEMKIFIDGKLVCKEVDIAIIEDGKRKRVKIDGYSGDYTPTKVPFKVGLGIHKKAFKRRPIIDLDEVVIYNRALSEEEISVLGKGSANISEKEIFATADEYIRAKNYKGAIEEYNKLKSLPNFGTEFALFNISETYRTAKDYASVHKTYGEIFNLPNLTSYYRIYGLFRQAEVYIEQKNFGKARENCSQILKIKDALASHVFKAELLKGDTYRFERKYSLARPIYTKLLIQQETSDYPHEGRRTELIERLELTDGLKDGEVEKSRQEKWLEIINSPKQVIYVSPKGKDTNSGTQKSPFATIKRAQEEVRKIREKGLPKGGITIFLREGRYFLTESISFERKDSGLEGSPIVYRSYPGEKVRLIGGVEVKKFVKLNDPNIIRRLPEEARDKVWVANLKSEGITDYGEYKNRGGQNHQDTISALEFFYGEKVMQIARWPNEWFARTGKIPSPDGEIGGRGKFKKSVIHYQGDRPERWLEEKDIWLHGFWYFVYNKDHVKIRNIDTKNHTISLFEDTRWSPSYALYNTLVGEDVPYYAYNLLCELDSPGEWYLDRETGKLYFYPPDGNISKEALISTLSTPILSINGASNIAFFGLTLEITRASGVEIRGGYNNIIASSIIRNTGQRGILVENGWNHTVVGCDIYDNGAGGILLSGGDRVKLIPSRHTAENNHIYRFNRFSGGSYANGIRLFGVGQRASHNLMYESPAIAMVFDASDHIMEYNEIHDAPTEGREIGAIYIYGAHNNWRWLNRGSVIRGNFVHHISSHSSPNLTHGINAIHLDGRNGGLVMENNIFYRFSSGISCSHPDMRIENNIFIDAERRGMHIGERGLDFFFDSEDNPKMRSIISWGKKLESLRYKQPPWSYRYPQLVVALIDKQPMRTKNTIVERNISTGGPFYAMGQIVKEDNPVRNNWDGEEPYFFNRKEADFKVRPGAPVFGLTGYEPIEVDKIGIYKDPLRASWPINRDKKDIGKYYNPDWTPLKNAPSTVMAPVKRISPPAYYNVFLRKNPINIDGKLDKNEWNGLNLRDVMVIDKEHMGEDTKGAPTYAWLLYDKDYLYIGTKHQPDPFEEGMLPRLKGHSPWFEIGIETQHGKHSKDWWNDDMVTGPVYIFTGKINGEFVVHNPFGMPYANVVKLQKSIEYKTFIIDKDTSEWTSEMKIPFADIGINPDNVEHLAFSIGTYKKRGFFNWIPTGSRLWRVENAGFIKLVK
- a CDS encoding PIG-L family deacetylase encodes the protein MKKTIMVIGAHADDIEVQAGGTLAKYLDKGYKGVYILATDDSAGICLDENGEYKRFLLPRESKDERHLEAEEGAAIFGLKPKFLDFKQRFFCDRKGNFYYFGTEEYIRMAIPESRDCILAAPEKRDCVDLLKNIIIEEEPEIIFTHQLDLDPEHRNVSSLVFKAFKLAEQEVELGTLYNWGPTSAGEIKHIKPDMLIDISKYFKTKLESCYVYKSQVDETFKRIVNQRAEWWGKELGVPYGEAFIKISPADPDIYNRDQILAFWD